From Stigmatopora nigra isolate UIUO_SnigA chromosome 17, RoL_Snig_1.1, whole genome shotgun sequence, a single genomic window includes:
- the ccnb1 gene encoding G2/mitotic-specific cyclin-B1 yields the protein MAFRVTRNRLASTRTGPAGKTSSVTGPTLKTRVALDEIGNVPVKQEPQKKVVAKAQVKKTKVPVVTEKTKPKNVPEVEVVPVPVSPTPMETSGCEPADLCQAFSDVILETAVRDVDADDHDNPMLCSEFVKDIYKYMRQLEAEQSVQANYLKDQEVTGNMRAILIDWLVQVSVKFRLLQETMYMTVGLIDRFLQVNPVSKKELQLVGVTAMFLASKYEEMYPPEISDFAFVTDKAYTTAQIREMEMTILRVLKFQLGRPLPLQFLRRASKIHEVTAEQHTLAKYLLELTMVDYEMVHIPPSKVASAALALALKLVDAGEWDATLQHYMTYTLDSLVPVMAHIANNIVKVNTGKTKHMAVKGKYSSSKQMRIATISQLNSSIVTDLAKQVTQ from the exons ATGGCTTTTCGTGTGACAAGA AACCGCCTGGCCTCCACCCGTACTGGCCCTGCTGGCAAAACTTCGTCCGTCACTGGGCCTACACTCAAGACTCGAGTCGCCCTCGATGAAATCGGTAATGTTCCAGTGAAGCAAGAGCCCCAAAAGAAG GTGGTAGCAAAAGCCCAGGTTAAGAAGACAAAGGTTCCTGTTGTGACTGAAAAGACTAAACCCAAAAATGTTCCTGAGGTTGAG gTGGTGCCTGTCCCCGTATCCCCAACACCAATGGAGACTTCAGGGTGTGAGCCAGCTGATTTGTGTCAGGCATTTTCTGATGTCATTCTGGAAACTGCTGTCAGGGATGTGGATGCAGATGACCATGACAACCCTATGCTCTGTAGTGAATTTGTCAAAGATATTTACAAGTACATGCGTCAGCTTGAG GCTGAGCAAAGTGTTCAAGCCAATTATCTCAAAGACCAGGAGGTGACTGGTAATATGCGTGCCATTCTTATTGACTGGCTTGTCCAAGTGAGCGTGAAGTTCCGCCTGCTTCAGGAAACCATGTACATGACTGTGGGATTAATTGATCGCTTTCTTCAG GTTAACCCAGTTAGCAAGAAAGAGCTGCAACTTGTTGGTGTGACTGCCATGTTCCTGGCCTCAAAGTACGAGGAGATGTATCCACCTGAGATTTCAGACTTTGCCTTTGTGACAGACAAGGCTTACACCACTGCTCAAATCAGAGAGATGGAAATGACAATCCTGCGGGTGCTGAAATTCCAACTTGGCCGACCTCTTCCACTACAGTTCCTAAGACGGGCTTCAAAAATTCATGAA gtTACTGCAGAGCAACACACCCTGGCCAAGTATTTGCTTGAGCTGACCATGGTCGACTACGAAATGGTTCATATTCCACCTTCTAAAGTAGCCAGTGCTGCTTTGGCTCTTGCACTTAAACTCGTGGATGCAGGTGAATGG GATGCTACCTTGCAGCACTACATGACCTACACCTTGGATAGTTTGGTTCCTGTCATGGCTCACATTGCAAATAATATTGTGAAGGTTAATACAGGAAAAACGAAACATATG GCTGTGAAAGGAAAGTATTCCAGTTCAAAACAAATGAGAATTGCAACTATCTCACAGCTCAACTCTTCTATTGTGACAGATTTAGCTAAGCAAGTCACTCAGTGA